The following proteins come from a genomic window of Iamia sp. SCSIO 61187:
- a CDS encoding NAD(P)-dependent oxidoreductase, with amino-acid sequence MKVFLAGGTGVVGTRALPALVAAGHDVTAVARSDEKAALVERLGGTPVTVDLFDPAAVAGALTGHEVVVNLATSVPPLARSARKKAWAMHGRLRSEASRNLVDAALAAGASRYVQESICFPYLDAGDRWIDEDNPVDHDFWGYAPAGAAERQTARFTASADGGVGVALRFAQFYAPGDSHTGPMNAALRRRLNPFWGDPDAFVSVIHGDDAATAVAAAMTAPAGVYNVVDDEPLTRREAGRAAAAALGVKPPLTAPAWLWKASPPSAKAIMRSQRVSHARFTEATGWTPAHPSIRTSWPTGEVAA; translated from the coding sequence ATGAAGGTGTTCCTGGCCGGAGGGACGGGCGTCGTCGGCACCCGTGCCCTGCCGGCGCTGGTGGCCGCCGGCCACGACGTCACCGCCGTCGCCCGATCCGACGAGAAGGCCGCGCTGGTGGAGCGGCTCGGCGGCACGCCCGTCACCGTCGACCTGTTCGACCCCGCCGCGGTGGCGGGTGCGCTGACCGGCCACGAGGTCGTCGTCAACCTGGCGACGTCCGTCCCGCCGTTGGCCCGCTCGGCGCGCAAGAAGGCCTGGGCCATGCACGGACGCCTGCGCTCGGAGGCGTCCCGCAACCTGGTCGATGCCGCCCTCGCCGCCGGGGCGTCCCGCTACGTCCAGGAGTCCATCTGCTTCCCGTACCTCGACGCCGGCGATCGCTGGATCGACGAGGACAACCCCGTCGATCACGACTTCTGGGGCTACGCGCCGGCAGGGGCCGCCGAGCGGCAGACGGCGCGGTTCACCGCCTCGGCCGACGGTGGCGTCGGCGTCGCCCTGCGGTTCGCGCAGTTCTACGCCCCCGGCGACAGCCACACCGGCCCGATGAACGCCGCCCTCCGCCGCCGGCTCAACCCGTTCTGGGGTGACCCCGACGCCTTCGTCTCGGTGATCCACGGCGACGACGCCGCCACCGCGGTGGCCGCCGCGATGACGGCCCCGGCCGGCGTCTACAACGTCGTCGACGACGAGCCCCTCACCCGCCGCGAGGCGGGACGGGCCGCCGCCGCGGCCCTCGGCGTGAAGCCACCGCTGACGGCCCCGGCGTGGCTCTGGAAGGCGAGCCCGCCGTCGGCCAAGGCGATCATGCGCTCGCAGCGCGTCAGCCACGCCCGCTTCACCGAGGCGACCGGGTGGACGCCGGCGCACCCGTCGATCCGGACCTCGTGGCCGACGGGGGAGGTGGCGGCATGA
- a CDS encoding Rrf2 family transcriptional regulator: MRMSDGVEWAVHCCTVLAALGEGQALPAAKLAEYHEVPPAYLAKHLQALAAAGVVASVSGPRGGYRLARPAADITLLDIVLAVDGDGAAFRCSEIRQRGPAVSADPAAYRRACGIARAMWRAEDAWRASLRATTVADLFTEVVETVPRDVLVKGAEWINEVQIRRRSPS; this comes from the coding sequence ATGAGGATGAGCGACGGGGTCGAGTGGGCGGTGCACTGCTGCACCGTGCTCGCCGCCCTGGGCGAGGGCCAGGCCCTGCCGGCGGCCAAGCTGGCCGAGTACCACGAGGTGCCGCCGGCCTACCTGGCCAAGCACCTGCAGGCCCTCGCCGCCGCCGGTGTCGTGGCGTCGGTCTCCGGCCCCCGGGGCGGCTACCGGCTCGCCCGCCCGGCCGCCGACATCACCCTGCTCGACATCGTCCTGGCCGTCGACGGCGACGGCGCCGCCTTCCGGTGCTCGGAGATCCGTCAGCGGGGCCCGGCCGTCAGCGCCGACCCGGCGGCCTACCGGAGGGCGTGCGGCATCGCCCGGGCCATGTGGCGGGCCGAGGACGCCTGGCGCGCGTCGCTGCGCGCCACCACCGTCGCCGACCTCTTCACCGAGGTCGTCGAGACCGTGCCCCGCGACGTGCTCGTCAAGGGGGCGGAGTGGATCAACGAGGTCCAGATCAGGAGGAGGTCCCCATCATGA
- a CDS encoding glutathione peroxidase, translating into MTTLHDFTATSITGEEVDLSAYRGKVVLVVNTASKCGFTPQYEGLEKLYEDYADQGLVILGFPCDQFRNQEPGDEAEIQEFCKLSYGVTFPMMAKIEVNGDGAHPLYQWLKAERGGVLGSKVKWNFTKFLVGRDGAVIERYGSTTKPEKLTGDIERALAA; encoded by the coding sequence CGACCTGTCCGCCTACCGCGGCAAGGTCGTCCTGGTGGTCAACACCGCCTCCAAGTGCGGGTTCACCCCCCAGTACGAGGGCCTGGAGAAGCTGTACGAGGACTACGCCGACCAGGGGCTGGTCATCCTCGGGTTCCCCTGCGACCAGTTCCGGAACCAGGAGCCGGGCGACGAGGCCGAGATCCAGGAGTTCTGCAAGCTGAGCTACGGCGTGACGTTCCCGATGATGGCCAAGATCGAGGTCAACGGCGACGGCGCCCACCCGCTCTACCAGTGGCTCAAGGCCGAGAGGGGCGGGGTGCTCGGGTCCAAGGTCAAGTGGAACTTCACCAAGTTCCTCGTGGGCCGCGACGGTGCGGTCATCGAGCGCTACGGGTCGACGACCAAGCCGGAGAAGCTCACCGGCGACATCGAGCGGGCGCTCGCCGCCTGA
- a CDS encoding YdiU family protein, which translates to MTVAAPPLFAFDNTYVRDLEGLYVAWQGAVAPDPRLVVLNEGLAAELGVDPALLRQPGGLAVLAGSVAPEGAEPVAQAYAGHQFGGYSPRLGDGRALLLGEVHDDQGRRRDIHLKGSGRTPFARGGDGKAALGPMLREYVIAEAMHALGVPTTRSLAVVATGEHIARDTLLPGAVLARVAASHLRVGTFQYASAHSDPTLLRRLADHAIARHHPEAAAADQPALALLQGVADVQADLIARWMHVGFIHGVMNTDNMTISGETIDYGPCAFMDAYDPATVFSSIDHGGRYSYGNQPGIAQWDLARLAEALLPLLDPDVDTAVAQATTVLDGFAARYQQRWDEGMRAKLGLGEARPGDDDLVADLLALLQAQAIDWTTWFRALARDLRGEADAARGLAVDIAAADAWLARWRARVDAPAVAADAMDRVNPVYIPRNHLVEEALAAATDGDEAPFHALLDVLAQPFTARPGLERYTEPGPTGGRPYRTFCGT; encoded by the coding sequence GTGACGGTCGCCGCCCCGCCCCTGTTCGCCTTCGACAACACCTACGTCCGCGACCTCGAGGGCCTGTACGTCGCCTGGCAGGGCGCCGTCGCCCCGGACCCCCGGCTGGTGGTGCTCAACGAGGGCCTCGCCGCTGAGCTGGGCGTCGACCCCGCCCTCCTGCGCCAGCCCGGCGGGCTCGCCGTCCTGGCCGGGAGCGTCGCCCCCGAGGGGGCCGAGCCCGTCGCCCAGGCCTACGCCGGCCACCAGTTCGGCGGCTACTCGCCCCGCCTCGGCGACGGGCGGGCCCTCCTCCTCGGCGAGGTCCACGACGACCAGGGGCGCCGGCGCGACATCCACCTCAAGGGCTCGGGGCGCACACCCTTCGCCCGCGGCGGCGACGGCAAGGCCGCCCTCGGACCCATGCTCCGCGAGTACGTCATCGCCGAGGCCATGCACGCCCTCGGCGTCCCCACCACCCGCTCGCTGGCCGTGGTCGCCACCGGCGAGCACATCGCCCGCGACACCCTCCTGCCCGGCGCCGTGCTCGCCCGCGTCGCCGCCAGCCACCTTCGGGTCGGCACGTTCCAGTACGCCTCGGCCCACTCGGACCCGACCCTGCTGCGCCGGCTCGCCGACCACGCCATCGCCCGCCACCACCCCGAGGCGGCGGCCGCCGACCAGCCCGCCCTCGCCCTGCTCCAGGGTGTCGCCGACGTCCAGGCCGACCTCATCGCCCGCTGGATGCACGTCGGGTTCATCCACGGCGTGATGAACACCGACAACATGACGATCTCGGGCGAGACCATCGACTACGGGCCGTGCGCCTTCATGGACGCCTACGACCCGGCGACCGTGTTCAGCTCGATCGACCACGGGGGCCGGTACTCCTACGGCAACCAGCCCGGCATCGCCCAGTGGGACCTGGCCCGCCTGGCCGAGGCTCTCCTCCCGCTGCTCGACCCCGACGTCGACACCGCCGTCGCCCAGGCCACCACGGTCCTCGACGGCTTCGCCGCCCGCTACCAGCAGCGGTGGGACGAGGGCATGCGGGCCAAGCTGGGGCTCGGCGAGGCGCGCCCCGGCGACGACGACCTCGTCGCCGACCTGCTCGCCCTGCTCCAGGCCCAGGCGATCGACTGGACCACGTGGTTCCGGGCCCTGGCCCGCGACCTGCGGGGCGAGGCCGACGCGGCCCGGGGCCTGGCCGTCGACATCGCCGCCGCCGACGCCTGGCTGGCCCGCTGGCGGGCCCGGGTCGACGCCCCCGCCGTCGCCGCCGACGCCATGGACCGGGTGAACCCCGTCTACATCCCGCGCAACCACCTGGTCGAGGAGGCGCTGGCCGCCGCCACCGACGGCGACGAGGCCCCGTTCCACGCCCTGCTCGACGTGCTGGCCCAGCCCTTCACCGCGCGCCCTGGCCTCGAGCGCTACACCGAGCCGGGCCCGACCGGCGGCCGCCCCTACCGCACCTTCTGCGGCACCTGA